The genomic stretch GCGCGGTAGAACTCGTCGGGAATCTGGATCAGGATGCCCGCCCCGTCGCCCATCAGGGGGTCAGCGCCGACGGCGCCGCGATGGTCGAGGTTCTCGAGGATTTTCAGGCCCTGCTGCACGATGGCGTGGTTCTTGCGGCCCCCTATGTGCGCGACGAAGCCCACGCCGCAGGCGTCGTGCTCGGCTCCGCTGTACAGGCCCTGCTCACGGGCGAGCTTGAGTTCCGCGCCGCTCGCGGGGGTTCCAGGGGTGTGCGGCGCCTCAGCCGGCGTCACCCGGTTGTCTGTTCTGTTCATGTTGACGCTCCCATCTCGCTCGTGACTCGCATCCGCCTGCGGGGTGCAGGCTGCTGGAATTACGATACAGACGCGCGCATGTCTATGCAGGGCCGTTGTTTATAACGGGTCTAAAGGTGGCCCGCATCATTTTCCGACCAAAGTGCATGGTTTGAGCGAAAACCGGCAACAAATGACAGCCGTTCATGTCATCTGCGCAATGGGCTCGCGTCACCGGGCGGCCGCAGTCACTCACCCGCGCAGTGGGGGCACGCGCCGGAGCGACGACTTGGAAGCGCTGCCATACACAAAATGGCGCGTCCTGCAAGCCCCCGCCGGACCCCGCGTGGTCAGGCGGGTGACAGCTGGAACAGCGCGATCTCCGGCTCACACAGGTTCCGCACGGGCAGCCCGCTCAGGCCCAGACCCCGACTCACGTACGCGGAGGTGTCGTGCGCGCCCGTCACCCAGCCCATCGCGTAGCGCTGCCCGAAAGCACTGGGAACCTGTAACGCACCCACCACCGGCAGCCGCACCTGTCCGCCGTGCGTGTGCCCACACAGCACCAGTCCCACCGGGCGTGGCAGCGCGGGCAGCAGGTCCGGGTTATGCGTGACGAGCAGCGTCGCCCGCGCGCCCGCCCCGGACAGCGCCGCCGCCGCATCCGGCTGCCCGAACCACAGGTCGTCCGTGCCGCCCACCCACAGGTCGGCGCGCAGGGACCGCCCCTCATCGCGCAGGACCGTCACGCCCGCGCCTGCCAGCTGCCCCGCGAAGCGTTCGCGGCGCGCCGCCCAGTCCGCCCGGACCGGGCCGTAATGACGGCTGGCGTACCGTCCGAAACTCCCGTAGTCGTGGTTGCCCCACACCGAGAACGTCCCCAGCGGCGCCCGCAGCCGCGCCAGCTGCCGCAGCAGCCCGGGCGGCATCTCGTTCAGCCGAGCGTCGAGCAGATCGCCCCCGAGCAGGACCACATCCGCGCGCAGGTCGTTCGCGGCGTCCACCCACGCCGCCACGCTGCCTTCCCCGATGAACAGACCGTGGTGCAGGTCCGTCAGGAACGCGGCGCGCAGCGGCGAGCGCAACCCCGGCAGGGCGCGGGCGTGGCGGGTCACGCCGAA from Deinococcus soli (ex Cha et al. 2016) encodes the following:
- a CDS encoding metallophosphoesterase, with the protein product MITRRAVLRSLLGGGGALALGGGAGVAQGYRFGVTRHARALPGLRSPLRAAFLTDLHHGLFIGEGSVAAWVDAANDLRADVVLLGGDLLDARLNEMPPGLLRQLARLRAPLGTFSVWGNHDYGSFGRYASRHYGPVRADWAARRERFAGQLAGAGVTVLRDEGRSLRADLWVGGTDDLWFGQPDAAAALSGAGARATLLVTHNPDLLPALPRPVGLVLCGHTHGGQVRLPVVGALQVPSAFGQRYAMGWVTGAHDTSAYVSRGLGLSGLPVRNLCEPEIALFQLSPA